From Pseudobdellovibrio exovorus JSS, a single genomic window includes:
- a CDS encoding TIGR02147 family protein: MPSIYNYTDFKAFLIDEMQERSLRNKRYSLRAFARDLNFSNSRLSYILNKSAGISLDTARKMAKSLGLSDMEREYFVNIVQANYGRSKKLRVAAAERVNSQIKRRNFKLFKTNFSGLLSEWYYMPLMELVILKKAKSLKSLSAILGVKEVVVKKALRQLVDNGYLLQKNDDTYEKVNEFLKIDSFTPSEQIRNFHKQIIKRSASEIERQQIANRKYMSAVFGFKKDQLQEARQEIERMQMEFMQKFAVSDSADSVYCVSMQFFELTEGQNPN; encoded by the coding sequence ATGCCGAGTATCTATAATTACACAGACTTTAAAGCTTTTTTAATCGACGAAATGCAGGAAAGAAGTCTTCGCAATAAACGCTATTCACTGCGGGCTTTTGCACGTGATTTGAATTTCAGTAATTCCAGATTGTCATACATATTAAATAAATCCGCAGGTATTAGTTTGGATACAGCAAGAAAAATGGCAAAGTCATTGGGGCTTTCTGATATGGAAAGAGAATACTTTGTTAATATCGTTCAAGCGAATTATGGGAGATCTAAAAAACTTCGTGTGGCTGCAGCCGAGCGGGTTAATTCTCAGATAAAAAGAAGAAATTTTAAATTATTTAAAACCAACTTCTCGGGCTTGTTGTCTGAATGGTACTATATGCCGTTGATGGAACTTGTGATCCTAAAGAAGGCTAAAAGTCTGAAATCATTATCTGCTATTTTGGGTGTTAAAGAGGTGGTGGTTAAAAAGGCCTTAAGACAGCTTGTAGATAACGGCTATCTACTTCAAAAAAATGACGATACTTATGAAAAGGTAAATGAATTTTTAAAAATAGATAGTTTTACCCCATCAGAGCAGATCCGTAACTTCCATAAGCAAATAATTAAAAGATCAGCGTCCGAGATTGAGCGCCAACAGATTGCAAATCGTAAGTACATGAGTGCCGTTTTCGGATTTAAGAAAGATCAACTGCAAGAGGCAAGGCAAGAGATTGAAAGAATGCAGATGGAATTTATGCAGAAGTTTGCTGTTTCAGATAGTGCGGACAGTGTGTACTGTGTGTCCATGCAATTCTTTGAATTGACAGAAGGACAAAATCCAAACTGA
- a CDS encoding exodeoxyribonuclease III — protein MKIVSWNVNGIRSVHRKNFAKWFEEEKADIVCLQEIKINEQAIQKDETFYHPSRYHSHWHFAKKPGYSGLVIYSKKDPEAVRSGLGLPEFDNEGRWLEADYKNLTLITSYFPNSQREGVRLPYKLAFLNAAEKRLEQLRKKGRQVVICGDLNIAHTEIDLKNPKTNTKNAGFLPEERAWMEKMIVKRGWIDTFRKFEKGGGHYTWWSYRPGIRERNIGWRLDYFLANPESDDLIKKMIHLPEVVGSDHCPIRLTLKS, from the coding sequence ATGAAAATCGTCAGTTGGAATGTAAATGGAATTCGCTCGGTACATCGCAAGAATTTTGCAAAATGGTTCGAAGAGGAAAAGGCAGATATCGTCTGCTTACAGGAAATTAAAATCAACGAACAGGCCATCCAAAAAGATGAAACCTTTTACCACCCATCCCGCTATCATTCCCATTGGCATTTCGCTAAAAAGCCTGGCTACTCAGGACTTGTCATCTATAGCAAAAAAGACCCTGAAGCTGTCCGGAGCGGGTTAGGTTTACCTGAATTCGACAACGAGGGCCGATGGCTTGAAGCTGATTACAAAAATCTGACTCTTATCACCAGTTATTTTCCAAATTCTCAAAGGGAGGGGGTTCGTTTACCCTACAAGCTGGCTTTCCTTAATGCGGCAGAAAAAAGACTGGAACAGCTTAGAAAAAAAGGCCGACAGGTCGTTATCTGTGGAGACTTAAATATTGCCCACACAGAGATCGACCTAAAAAATCCAAAGACCAATACTAAAAACGCAGGATTTCTTCCCGAAGAGCGCGCTTGGATGGAAAAAATGATCGTGAAGCGTGGCTGGATCGACACTTTTAGAAAATTCGAAAAAGGTGGCGGTCACTACACATGGTGGAGTTATCGCCCGGGGATTCGCGAACGAAATATCGGTTGGCGTCTAGATTACTTTTTAGCCAACCCAGAGTCTGACGATCTTATCAAGAAAATGATTCATCTTCCCGAAGTCGTTGGTTCAGATCACTGTCCGATACGCCTGACTTTAAAGTCATAG